A part of Cotesia glomerata isolate CgM1 linkage group LG4, MPM_Cglom_v2.3, whole genome shotgun sequence genomic DNA contains:
- the LOC123262784 gene encoding uncharacterized protein LOC123262784 isoform X2 encodes MADQPDEPMDVIVLPPRISKAQKQREYRQRIAASRTSAQVIAARKSDAERQRNRRLRKAANLARISSSLESTTALSSHSGARSNDVQTSAQRQLTHQQRRTSAAEPAQITVQPGTSSDQIEVQQAQSTWNTKWAYSIMRFKSTFLDNDFGYACSVCDRLWFKNELKPITAAQLEVISKWFIKENRLLCREEYEIVCNTCKRSLNKKSMPPLAKVNGFSYPDKPPGLPPLDPISERSISPRLPFMQVRRLQHDFSYGIIGQVINVPVDVQQMVTCLPRQLNEHDVINVNIKRNLAHKLVYINEYMSKSTISAWLTVLQESPLYNMYEIDVDLSRLHPTVPFLDDIQDDPSDRIENISAENTPESEILASRQHTVMWNEEDCLNNALGHQEIIYDRHAEELSFPSIYFGEPRQFNMGISVTPYMIASSEIRRRDRRGATPQKILYVAIRILRLRMLNGIYSTFRNVPVTDNVTRHMLEDTEFLKEYVIQNLAFMKTVPNSVQYWASRKRDLFAMIRQLGKPTAFLTISANEIRWMKLLTILLKLSKKYPEKTAKDLNTSERCTLVSDDPVTCCIYFYKLVGSLMKMLKSKQSYNPFGKYFVKDYFLRIEFQHQGSPNAHILLWLNDDPRETVSENMPRTINLMEKLSSVARDDVPNNSVYTNQIHKHTFTCTKRGETTCRFGIPYWPMITTRVLIPMPQSDGRRQTLQQKAKELRASLGERRYTCMDEFLNANDLTYVSYLDVVRSTLRRATLVLKRNFDELMTNTFNPYLAGEVNSNIDIQFILDEYSCAEYVSEYVNKSVREMSNLRRELTTMMQEHPDQNYTGQLKTLSIKLLNSVEMSAQEAAWYLLRQPMGEASRQIVYIPTVLPTERQCRRKRRQQMDREGIDGDSTDVWTKNIIQRYEERPASLEQVYLAEFASWYANASDFVDEEDDVYVDDDEDSEEAVPEARTSKAPKEYRRRLLGRVIRYRRYDIDETEDYKREMVLLYVQFRNEMSEIVDQNKFLQLFDDNKHTIMERHSLFETNLNIENAMKELEAMTILQNDNNSNLQEKESRAVYVQQLLRKDGAENVDDVNQIVPRQEFSIVKKRSIASC; translated from the coding sequence ATGGCAGACCAACCTGACGAACCTATGGATGTCATAGTTCTGCCACCACGAATATCGAAGGCACAGAAACAACGTGAGTACAGACAGCGTATAGCAGCATCCAGAACTTCTGCACAGGTGATAGCTGCGAGGAAATCGGATGCCGAAAGACAGCGCAACCGCAGACTACGGAAAGCTGCTAACTTGGCTCGTATCAGTAGTTCATTGGAATCGACTACTGCATTATCTTCTCATTCAGGGGCAAGGTCAAACGACGTCCAAACTAGTGCTCAACGACAGCTCACACACCAACAACGTCGAACTTCAGCAGCAGAACCAGCACAAATCACTGTTCAACCAGGTACTTCTTCTGATCAAATTGAAGTACAACAGGCACAATCTACTTGGAACACCAAATGGGCATACTCGATCATGAGATTTAAATCAACTTTTCTAGACAACGATTTTGGCTACGCTTGTTCGGTTTGCGACAGATTGTGGTTCAAGAACGAACTCAAACCCATCACTGCGGCACAGCTAGAGGTGATCTCGAAATGGTTCATCAAAGAAAATCGACTACTGTGCAGAGAAGAATATGAAATAGTTTGCAACACTTGTAAACGTTCACTGAACAAAAAATCTATGCCGCCCCTAGCAAAAGTTAATGGATTCTCATATCCGGACAAACCACCAGGTCTACCACCGTTGGATCCCATCAGTGAACGATCGATATCGCCACGTCTGCCATTTATGCAAGTGCGTCGTCTGCAGCATGATTTTTCATATGGAATCATAGGGCAAGTGATTAACGTACCAGTAGACGTACAACAGATGGTAACATGTTTGCCGCGCCAATTAAATGAGCACGACGTCATCAATGTTAACATCAAGCGAAACCTTGCCCACAAATTGGTCTACATCAACGAATACATGTCCAAAAGTACAATCAGTGCGTGGCTAACTGTACTGCAGGAGTCTCCATTATATAACATGTACGAAATCGACGTGGATTTGTCGAGACTGCATCCTACTGTGCCGTTTCTTGATGACATACAGGATGATCCGTCCGACCGTATAGAAAACATCTCTGCTGAAAACACACCTGAATCTGAGATTCTCGCTTCAAGACAACATACCGTGATGTGGAATGAAGAAGATTGTCTCAATAACGCACTAGGACATCAGGAAATCATTTATGATCGTCATGCAGAAGAATTGTCGTTTCCATCGATATATTTCGGAGAGCCACGTCAATTCAACATGGGAATTTCAGTAACACCTTATATGATAGCGAGCAGTGAAATACGACGCCGTGACAGACGCGGAGCCACGCCTCAAAAAATCTTGTACGTTGCAATCAGAATATTGCGGCTGCGTATGTTGAATGGAATTTACAGCACGTTTCGCAATGTTCCGGTCACGGATAATGTGACGCGACATATGTTAGAGGACACAGAATTTCTGAAAGAATATGTCATACAAAACCTCGCATTTATGAAGACAGTACCAAACTCCGTCCAATACTGGGCCTCTCGCAAACGAGACCTCTTTGCAATGATTCGTCAACTTGGTAAACCAACTGCCTTCCTTACTATAAGTGCCAATGAAATACGCTGGATGAAACTGCTCACTATACTTCTCAAACTGAGCAAAAAATATCCTGAAAAAACAGCAAAAGATCTCAACACTTCTGAGCGCTGTACTTTAGTAAGCGACGATCCTGTTACGTGCTGTATATACTTCTACAAGCTCGTTGGTTCCTTGATGAAAATGCTGAAATCTAAACAGTCTTACAATCCGTTCGGCAAGTATTTCGTTAAAGATTACTTCCTTCGTATTGAGTTCCAGCATCAAGGAAGCCCAAACGCACATATTTTATTGTGGTTGAACGACGACCCACGTGAGACTGTGTCGGAAAATATGCCAAGAACCATCAATCTCATGGAAAAATTAAGTTCGGTTGCTCGAGATGATGTGCCAAACAATTCTGTCTACACCAACCAGATACACAAACATACTTTCACTTGCACAAAGCGAGGCGAGACAACTTGCAGATTTGGGATCCCGTACTGGCCTATGATCACGACCCGTGTACTGATTCCGATGCCTCAATCTGATGGACGCCGTCAAACGCTACAACAGAAGGCCAAGGAGCTGCGTGCCTCTCTCGGTGAACGTCGTTACACATGCATGGATGAGTTTCTTAATGCTAATGATTTGACTTACGTTTCATACCTCGACGTTGTGCGTTCAACGTTGCGGAGAGCGACTCTGGTGTTGAAACGAAATTTCGACGAACTTATGACAAACACGTTCAATCCGTACCTTGCCGGCGAAGTCAACTCTAACATCGACATTCAGTTCATCTTGGATGAGTACAGCTGCGCAGAGTATGTCTCAGAGTATGTAAATAAATCAGTCCGTGAAATGAGTAACCTACGTCGTGAGCTTACCACGATGATGCAAGAGCATCCCGATCAGAACTACACAGGCCAATTGAAAACGTTAAGTATCAAACTGCTTAACTCAGTTGAGATGTCAGCGCAAGAAGCAGCATGGTATCTACTACGACAACCAATGGGTGAGGCAAGTCGTCAAATTGTGTACATCCCAACGGTGTTGCCGACAGAAAGACAATGCCGCCGCAAGCGTCGTCAACAAATGGATCGCGAAGGCATCGATGGAGACAGCACTGATGTTTGGACCAAAAACATAATACAGCGATATGAAGAACGACCTGCATCTTTAGAACAAGTGTATTTGGCTGAGTTTGCTTCGTGGTATGCTAACGCTAGTGATTTCGTTGACGAAGAAGACGACGTGTACGTGGATGACGATGAAGATTCTGAAGAAGCTGTACCTGAAGCGAGGACGTCGAAAGCACCAAAAGAATATCGCAGACGACTGCTCGGACGAGTCATACGATACAGACGCTACGATATTGATGAAACTGAAGATTATAAACGAGAGATGGTTCTACTTTACGTACAGTTTCGCAACGAAATGTCAGAGATTGttgatcaaaataaatttttgcaattatttGACGACAACAAACACACCATCATGGAACGCCATAGCCTATTCGAGACGAACTTAAACATTGAAAACGCCATGAAGGAACTTGAAGCGATGACGATTTTGCAAAATGATAATAACAGCAATTTGCAAGAAAAAGAATCAAGAGCAGTGTATGTCCAACAATTGCTAAGAAAAGATGGTGCCGAGAACGTCGATGATGTTAACCAAATCGTCCCCCGACAAGAATTCTCGATTGTGAAGAAACGCAGTATAGCGAGTTGCTAA
- the LOC123262784 gene encoding uncharacterized protein LOC123262784 isoform X1, whose translation MSLTAYNHTMADQPDEPMDVIVLPPRISKAQKQREYRQRIAASRTSAQVIAARKSDAERQRNRRLRKAANLARISSSLESTTALSSHSGARSNDVQTSAQRQLTHQQRRTSAAEPAQITVQPGTSSDQIEVQQAQSTWNTKWAYSIMRFKSTFLDNDFGYACSVCDRLWFKNELKPITAAQLEVISKWFIKENRLLCREEYEIVCNTCKRSLNKKSMPPLAKVNGFSYPDKPPGLPPLDPISERSISPRLPFMQVRRLQHDFSYGIIGQVINVPVDVQQMVTCLPRQLNEHDVINVNIKRNLAHKLVYINEYMSKSTISAWLTVLQESPLYNMYEIDVDLSRLHPTVPFLDDIQDDPSDRIENISAENTPESEILASRQHTVMWNEEDCLNNALGHQEIIYDRHAEELSFPSIYFGEPRQFNMGISVTPYMIASSEIRRRDRRGATPQKILYVAIRILRLRMLNGIYSTFRNVPVTDNVTRHMLEDTEFLKEYVIQNLAFMKTVPNSVQYWASRKRDLFAMIRQLGKPTAFLTISANEIRWMKLLTILLKLSKKYPEKTAKDLNTSERCTLVSDDPVTCCIYFYKLVGSLMKMLKSKQSYNPFGKYFVKDYFLRIEFQHQGSPNAHILLWLNDDPRETVSENMPRTINLMEKLSSVARDDVPNNSVYTNQIHKHTFTCTKRGETTCRFGIPYWPMITTRVLIPMPQSDGRRQTLQQKAKELRASLGERRYTCMDEFLNANDLTYVSYLDVVRSTLRRATLVLKRNFDELMTNTFNPYLAGEVNSNIDIQFILDEYSCAEYVSEYVNKSVREMSNLRRELTTMMQEHPDQNYTGQLKTLSIKLLNSVEMSAQEAAWYLLRQPMGEASRQIVYIPTVLPTERQCRRKRRQQMDREGIDGDSTDVWTKNIIQRYEERPASLEQVYLAEFASWYANASDFVDEEDDVYVDDDEDSEEAVPEARTSKAPKEYRRRLLGRVIRYRRYDIDETEDYKREMVLLYVQFRNEMSEIVDQNKFLQLFDDNKHTIMERHSLFETNLNIENAMKELEAMTILQNDNNSNLQEKESRAVYVQQLLRKDGAENVDDVNQIVPRQEFSIVKKRSIASC comes from the exons ATGTCATT AACCGCTTACAATCACACCATGGCAGACCAACCTGACGAACCTATGGATGTCATAGTTCTGCCACCACGAATATCGAAGGCACAGAAACAACGTGAGTACAGACAGCGTATAGCAGCATCCAGAACTTCTGCACAGGTGATAGCTGCGAGGAAATCGGATGCCGAAAGACAGCGCAACCGCAGACTACGGAAAGCTGCTAACTTGGCTCGTATCAGTAGTTCATTGGAATCGACTACTGCATTATCTTCTCATTCAGGGGCAAGGTCAAACGACGTCCAAACTAGTGCTCAACGACAGCTCACACACCAACAACGTCGAACTTCAGCAGCAGAACCAGCACAAATCACTGTTCAACCAGGTACTTCTTCTGATCAAATTGAAGTACAACAGGCACAATCTACTTGGAACACCAAATGGGCATACTCGATCATGAGATTTAAATCAACTTTTCTAGACAACGATTTTGGCTACGCTTGTTCGGTTTGCGACAGATTGTGGTTCAAGAACGAACTCAAACCCATCACTGCGGCACAGCTAGAGGTGATCTCGAAATGGTTCATCAAAGAAAATCGACTACTGTGCAGAGAAGAATATGAAATAGTTTGCAACACTTGTAAACGTTCACTGAACAAAAAATCTATGCCGCCCCTAGCAAAAGTTAATGGATTCTCATATCCGGACAAACCACCAGGTCTACCACCGTTGGATCCCATCAGTGAACGATCGATATCGCCACGTCTGCCATTTATGCAAGTGCGTCGTCTGCAGCATGATTTTTCATATGGAATCATAGGGCAAGTGATTAACGTACCAGTAGACGTACAACAGATGGTAACATGTTTGCCGCGCCAATTAAATGAGCACGACGTCATCAATGTTAACATCAAGCGAAACCTTGCCCACAAATTGGTCTACATCAACGAATACATGTCCAAAAGTACAATCAGTGCGTGGCTAACTGTACTGCAGGAGTCTCCATTATATAACATGTACGAAATCGACGTGGATTTGTCGAGACTGCATCCTACTGTGCCGTTTCTTGATGACATACAGGATGATCCGTCCGACCGTATAGAAAACATCTCTGCTGAAAACACACCTGAATCTGAGATTCTCGCTTCAAGACAACATACCGTGATGTGGAATGAAGAAGATTGTCTCAATAACGCACTAGGACATCAGGAAATCATTTATGATCGTCATGCAGAAGAATTGTCGTTTCCATCGATATATTTCGGAGAGCCACGTCAATTCAACATGGGAATTTCAGTAACACCTTATATGATAGCGAGCAGTGAAATACGACGCCGTGACAGACGCGGAGCCACGCCTCAAAAAATCTTGTACGTTGCAATCAGAATATTGCGGCTGCGTATGTTGAATGGAATTTACAGCACGTTTCGCAATGTTCCGGTCACGGATAATGTGACGCGACATATGTTAGAGGACACAGAATTTCTGAAAGAATATGTCATACAAAACCTCGCATTTATGAAGACAGTACCAAACTCCGTCCAATACTGGGCCTCTCGCAAACGAGACCTCTTTGCAATGATTCGTCAACTTGGTAAACCAACTGCCTTCCTTACTATAAGTGCCAATGAAATACGCTGGATGAAACTGCTCACTATACTTCTCAAACTGAGCAAAAAATATCCTGAAAAAACAGCAAAAGATCTCAACACTTCTGAGCGCTGTACTTTAGTAAGCGACGATCCTGTTACGTGCTGTATATACTTCTACAAGCTCGTTGGTTCCTTGATGAAAATGCTGAAATCTAAACAGTCTTACAATCCGTTCGGCAAGTATTTCGTTAAAGATTACTTCCTTCGTATTGAGTTCCAGCATCAAGGAAGCCCAAACGCACATATTTTATTGTGGTTGAACGACGACCCACGTGAGACTGTGTCGGAAAATATGCCAAGAACCATCAATCTCATGGAAAAATTAAGTTCGGTTGCTCGAGATGATGTGCCAAACAATTCTGTCTACACCAACCAGATACACAAACATACTTTCACTTGCACAAAGCGAGGCGAGACAACTTGCAGATTTGGGATCCCGTACTGGCCTATGATCACGACCCGTGTACTGATTCCGATGCCTCAATCTGATGGACGCCGTCAAACGCTACAACAGAAGGCCAAGGAGCTGCGTGCCTCTCTCGGTGAACGTCGTTACACATGCATGGATGAGTTTCTTAATGCTAATGATTTGACTTACGTTTCATACCTCGACGTTGTGCGTTCAACGTTGCGGAGAGCGACTCTGGTGTTGAAACGAAATTTCGACGAACTTATGACAAACACGTTCAATCCGTACCTTGCCGGCGAAGTCAACTCTAACATCGACATTCAGTTCATCTTGGATGAGTACAGCTGCGCAGAGTATGTCTCAGAGTATGTAAATAAATCAGTCCGTGAAATGAGTAACCTACGTCGTGAGCTTACCACGATGATGCAAGAGCATCCCGATCAGAACTACACAGGCCAATTGAAAACGTTAAGTATCAAACTGCTTAACTCAGTTGAGATGTCAGCGCAAGAAGCAGCATGGTATCTACTACGACAACCAATGGGTGAGGCAAGTCGTCAAATTGTGTACATCCCAACGGTGTTGCCGACAGAAAGACAATGCCGCCGCAAGCGTCGTCAACAAATGGATCGCGAAGGCATCGATGGAGACAGCACTGATGTTTGGACCAAAAACATAATACAGCGATATGAAGAACGACCTGCATCTTTAGAACAAGTGTATTTGGCTGAGTTTGCTTCGTGGTATGCTAACGCTAGTGATTTCGTTGACGAAGAAGACGACGTGTACGTGGATGACGATGAAGATTCTGAAGAAGCTGTACCTGAAGCGAGGACGTCGAAAGCACCAAAAGAATATCGCAGACGACTGCTCGGACGAGTCATACGATACAGACGCTACGATATTGATGAAACTGAAGATTATAAACGAGAGATGGTTCTACTTTACGTACAGTTTCGCAACGAAATGTCAGAGATTGttgatcaaaataaatttttgcaattatttGACGACAACAAACACACCATCATGGAACGCCATAGCCTATTCGAGACGAACTTAAACATTGAAAACGCCATGAAGGAACTTGAAGCGATGACGATTTTGCAAAATGATAATAACAGCAATTTGCAAGAAAAAGAATCAAGAGCAGTGTATGTCCAACAATTGCTAAGAAAAGATGGTGCCGAGAACGTCGATGATGTTAACCAAATCGTCCCCCGACAAGAATTCTCGATTGTGAAGAAACGCAGTATAGCGAGTTGCTAA
- the LOC123262800 gene encoding zinc finger protein 836-like, which yields MKTCTAKEVMAYKSLSEFSLEDDSLFNHVDTKTNIFQKLESVEQTFHEPEILIMSTDSKIQSLKVNKNNLPLEISEEAHFLPSKTCGKSEITLLPIKQERKSCGHYEPCENIICDVNVQHYVDQLGSSPMLAVNIDDSEINAKVSKHCNNSRCDALSIEHNRCRRAIIRLNRCDKSNTCDICGVVLKTRKSRIHHGNCRRKNEYRHNPVDGAQILREKMRERELQIMEAFRVRKNDYSDPITCHNKAIEMLKNNSELIVIPKLMTPLQPPVVNQKNHMNETKTLTINEVSQSFDQLLKNIPNITIKNLHSQQNVPNNKLNSSEKNETLSNYNKVDSTNNATAGDNKFIITTISQPTVPHSFVINDRILTQLKSNMETNVQNPYIMPVRVLPITNLKSEPSLLHQIQGIPKFCIIADNPTPSGTLIKIPPTGTQSSPSSKSKLSHKPSILLKSRSNNIPIKPKPANPEFTVINSFQPFKHEIINRRKRIEQKPFKCEYCSKRFLTDWYFRLHIIKHKGGMVLKCSECDLSFSNTEDLNKHVSDEHNADTAEISCGNSDSDVEKEKDDDKCISCDDCGKIFDSDNEIDQHECININDLVSTQTNLLISSEN from the exons atgaaaacttGCACTGCAAAGGAAGTAATGGCTTACAAATCGCTGTCAGAATTTTCCCTAGAGGATGATTCGTTGTTTAATCACGTGGAtacaaaaactaacattttccAAAAA CTGGAATCAGTAGAGCAGACCTTCCATGAACccgaaattttaattatgtcAACTGATTCAAAGATCCAatcattaaaagttaataaaaataatttgccaTTAGAGATTAGTGAAGAAGCTCATTTTTTACCATCGAAAACATGTGGAAAGTCTGAAATAACATTATTACCAATAAAACAAGAGCGAAAATCTTGTGGGCATTATGAACCAtgtgaaaatattatttgtgaCGTTAATGTCCAGCACTATGTCGATCAACTAGGATCATCACCAATGTTGGCTGTAAATATTGACGACTCAGAAATAAATGCAAAAGTTTCGAAGCACTGTAATAATTCAAGGTGTGACGCTTTAAGTATTGAGCATAATCGTTGCAGAAGAGCAATAATTCGTCTTAATCGATGTGATAAATCTAACACATGTGATATTTGTGGAGTAGTACTAAAAACTCGTAAGTCTCGAATACATCACGGAAATTGTAGGCGAAAAAACGAGTATAGGCATAATCCAGTTGATGGAGCACAAATATTACGAGAAAAAATGCGGGAACGAGAATTACAAATAATGGAAGCATTTAGAGTTCGAAAAAATGACTATAGTGATCCGATTACATGTCACAATAAAGCTAtagaaatgttaaaaaataattctgaactCATTGTTATCCCTAAACTGATGACACCATTACAACCACCAGttgtaaatcaaaaaaatcatatgaaTGAGACTAAAACTCTAACAATCAATGAAGTTTCTCAGAGTTTTGATCAATTGTTGAAAAACATACCCAACATAACgatcaaaaatttacattcGCAACAAAATGTtcctaataataaattaaattctagcGAAAAGAATGAGACTCTTTccaattataataaagttgATTCGACAAATAATGCCACAGCAGGAGATAATAAGTTTATAATAACTACAATATCTCAACCAACGGTGCCTCATTCTTTTGTAATAAATGATAGGATTTTGACGCAACTCAAATCAAACATGGAAACAAACGTTCAAAATCCTTATATTATGCCAGTTAGAGTACTTCCAATCACTAATCTTAAGTCTGAGCCTTCTTTGCTTCATCAAATTCAGGGTATTCCAAAGTTTTGTATCATTGCAGATAATCCTACACCATCTGGAACATTGATTAAAATTCCGCCTACTGGTACTCAATCATCACCTTcgtcaaaatcaaaattatcacACAAAccttcaatattattaaaatctagATCTAATAATATTCCAATCAAACCGAAACCAGCGAATCCAGAATTCACAGTAATTAATTCTTTTCAGCCTTTTAAACATGAAATTATTAACCGAAGAAAAAGGATTGAGCAAAAGCCGTTCAAGTGTGAATATTGTTCCAAAAGATTTCTTACTGACTGGTATTTTAGATTGCATATTATCAAGCATAAAGGTGGAATGGTCTTAAAATGTAGTGAATGTGATCTGTCTTTTAGTAACACTGAAGATTTAAACAAACATGTTAGTGATGAACATAACGCTGATACTGCCGAAATTTCGTGTGGAAATTCGGACAGTGAtgttgaaaaagaaaaagatgaTGATAAATGTATTTCTTGTGATGATTGTGGAAAGATATTTGATTCTGATAATGAAATAGACCAACACgagtgtataaatataaatgatttagttaGTACACAAACAAATTTACTAATCAGTAGCGAAAACTGA